Proteins co-encoded in one Psychromonas sp. L1A2 genomic window:
- the nfuA gene encoding Fe-S biogenesis protein NfuA, translated as MIEITPVAQAHFAKLLEPQKEGTNIRVFVINPGTPKAECGVSYCPPEAVESSDTRLSFESFDALIDEVSLPFLDDAFVDLVEEDTGTQLTLKAPNAKMRKVKSDAPLLERVEYVIQIQINPQLASHGGFIKLIEITEDNVAVIEFGGGCNGCSQVDLTLKEGIEKELLEEFSGELNAVRDVTEHAQGDHSFYK; from the coding sequence ATGATCGAAATTACTCCAGTTGCACAGGCACACTTCGCAAAATTACTAGAGCCACAAAAAGAAGGCACTAACATCCGCGTGTTTGTTATCAATCCGGGCACACCAAAAGCAGAATGTGGTGTATCTTACTGCCCACCAGAAGCAGTTGAAAGTAGTGATACACGTTTGAGCTTTGAAAGTTTTGATGCATTAATTGATGAAGTTAGTTTGCCATTCTTAGATGATGCATTTGTTGACCTAGTAGAAGAAGATACGGGTACACAACTAACATTAAAAGCACCTAATGCAAAAATGCGCAAAGTAAAATCAGATGCGCCATTATTAGAACGTGTTGAATACGTTATTCAAATACAAATCAACCCACAATTAGCAAGCCACGGTGGCTTTATTAAACTCATTGAAATTACTGAAGACAATGTAGCCGTTATTGAATTTGGTGGTGGCTGTAATGGTTGTTCACAAGTTGATTTAACGTTAAAAGAAGGCATTGAAAAAGAGCTACTTGAAGAGTTTTCAGGTGAGCTAAATGCAGTACGTGACGTAACTGAACATGCCCAAGGTGATCACTCTTTCTATAAGTAA
- a CDS encoding DEAD/DEAH box helicase — protein sequence MSESENTQVVEEIAGPTFKELNLPEALVQVVSEMGYETPSPIQAQCIPHLLRGEDVLGLAQTGTGKTGAFALPLLANIDISKNHPQVLVLAPTRELAIQVAEAFQSYSRHMRGFHVMPIYGGQSYNIQFKQLTRGPHVVVGTPGRIMDHLKRKTLDLSNLKTLVLDEADEMLRMGFIDDVETIMKEMPEKHQTALFSATMPDQIKRITKRYMNNPTEVKIKAKTSTVSNIEQKCWIVRGVNKLDALTRMLETEEFDGVIIFARTKTATVELAERLEARGYRSAALNGDMNQQTRERTIARLKSGGLDILVATDVAARGLDVERISLVVNYDIPTDTESYVHRIGRTGRAGRTGKAILFAAPRERRLLQAIERATRQPITIMDLPTRDEVTQTRISNFEKQIAAVCESEDLTFYRTLLSQIENNSEIEEQDLLAALLYMAQKDKPLQPVEEKFVEPRSNDRNERSDRPRRDRNDRNDRNDRPRGDRPDRSRNDRNESRGDDKPRGRGRPTDVELEMFRLDVGREHGVQVKNIVGAIANEANINSRFIGDIRLNDDHSTIELPKGMPENTLAHLRSVQVCKRPLNLKKV from the coding sequence ATGTCAGAGTCAGAAAACACACAAGTAGTAGAAGAAATCGCAGGACCAACCTTTAAAGAATTAAACTTACCAGAAGCATTAGTGCAAGTTGTATCAGAAATGGGTTACGAAACACCATCTCCAATCCAAGCACAATGTATCCCACACCTATTAAGAGGTGAAGATGTTTTAGGTCTAGCTCAAACGGGTACTGGTAAAACAGGCGCATTTGCACTGCCTTTATTAGCAAACATTGATATCAGCAAGAACCACCCACAAGTATTGGTATTAGCACCAACACGTGAATTAGCGATTCAAGTAGCAGAAGCATTTCAATCGTATTCTCGTCACATGCGTGGTTTCCACGTTATGCCTATTTACGGTGGTCAAAGCTACAACATCCAATTCAAGCAATTAACACGTGGTCCACACGTTGTTGTTGGTACACCTGGTCGTATCATGGATCACTTGAAACGTAAAACATTAGATTTATCAAACCTAAAAACATTAGTACTTGATGAAGCAGATGAAATGTTACGTATGGGTTTCATTGATGACGTTGAAACGATCATGAAAGAAATGCCTGAAAAGCACCAAACTGCGCTTTTCTCAGCAACAATGCCTGATCAAATTAAACGCATTACTAAGCGTTACATGAACAACCCAACAGAAGTTAAGATCAAAGCTAAAACATCTACTGTTTCAAACATTGAACAAAAATGTTGGATAGTACGTGGTGTTAACAAGCTAGATGCATTAACACGTATGTTAGAAACTGAAGAGTTTGATGGCGTAATCATCTTTGCTCGTACTAAAACAGCAACTGTTGAATTAGCAGAACGTTTAGAAGCACGTGGTTACCGCAGTGCAGCACTAAACGGTGATATGAATCAACAAACACGTGAACGTACTATCGCACGCCTTAAATCAGGTGGCTTAGATATCTTAGTAGCAACAGATGTTGCTGCACGTGGTCTAGACGTTGAACGTATTAGCTTAGTAGTTAACTACGACATCCCAACAGATACTGAATCTTATGTTCACCGTATTGGTCGTACTGGTCGTGCAGGCCGTACTGGTAAAGCAATCTTATTTGCAGCACCACGTGAGCGTCGTTTATTACAAGCAATTGAACGTGCAACTCGCCAACCAATTACTATAATGGACTTGCCTACACGTGACGAAGTAACACAAACACGTATTAGCAACTTTGAAAAACAAATTGCAGCCGTTTGTGAAAGCGAAGATCTTACTTTCTACCGCACTTTACTGTCACAAATAGAAAATAATTCAGAAATTGAAGAGCAAGATTTACTAGCAGCACTTCTATACATGGCACAAAAAGACAAACCATTACAACCTGTTGAAGAAAAGTTTGTAGAGCCTCGTAGCAATGACCGTAACGAACGCAGTGATCGCCCACGTCGTGACCGCAACGACCGTAATGATCGTAATGACCGCCCTCGTGGTGATCGTCCTGACCGTTCACGTAACGATCGCAACGAATCTCGTGGTGATGATAAACCGCGTGGCCGTGGACGCCCTACTGACGTTGAACTTGAAATGTTCCGTTTAGATGTAGGTCGTGAGCACGGTGTTCAAGTTAAAAATATCGTTGGTGCAATTGCAAATGAAGCAAATATCAATAGCCGCTTCATTGGTGATATCCGTCTAAATGACGATCACTCAACAATTGAATTACCAAAAGGTATGCCGGAAAATACATTAGCGCATCTTCGCAGTGTGCAAGTATGTAAACGTCCGTTAAACCTTAAAAAAGTCTAA
- a CDS encoding ComF family protein encodes MRYFLRNVYQQSQNLFEACLPSRCLLCHLSSHQSLICQFCYNAILTERPCCLHCGCGLTSSQDFCGECLRHPFYFQQLHAIASYQSPFPELIKQLKYNNQLLYADLLGLLLASSIKQRYTTQQLQEIDFLLPVPLHIAKHRKRGFNQAQLISDALIKHLPLPTMVDSPLIRNKFTHAQEGLNRKQRTFNLKQAFSLNEQVSISLKGKYIVLIDDVVTTGATINSLCQCLLAAEVSRIDVWCICRTELG; translated from the coding sequence TTGCGATATTTTCTACGTAATGTCTATCAACAGAGTCAAAATCTATTTGAAGCTTGTTTACCAAGCCGGTGTCTGTTGTGTCATTTATCGAGTCACCAATCGCTTATTTGTCAGTTTTGTTATAACGCTATATTAACAGAGAGACCTTGTTGTTTACATTGCGGTTGTGGGTTAACCAGTTCACAAGATTTTTGTGGGGAGTGTTTAAGGCATCCTTTTTATTTTCAACAATTACATGCTATCGCAAGTTATCAATCTCCTTTTCCTGAATTGATAAAACAATTAAAATATAACAACCAATTATTATATGCCGACCTATTAGGTTTATTACTCGCTAGTTCTATCAAACAACGCTATACGACTCAGCAACTACAGGAGATTGATTTTCTGCTTCCTGTTCCTTTGCATATTGCAAAGCATAGAAAACGCGGCTTTAATCAGGCACAGTTAATTAGCGATGCTTTAATTAAACATCTACCTTTGCCTACGATGGTTGACTCTCCACTTATCCGTAATAAGTTTACTCATGCCCAAGAAGGCTTGAATCGCAAACAACGCACTTTTAATTTAAAACAGGCTTTTTCGTTAAATGAACAAGTTTCAATATCATTAAAAGGAAAATACATTGTATTAATTGACGATGTAGTCACAACAGGCGCTACTATTAACAGCTTATGTCAGTGTTTGTTAGCAGCTGAGGTTAGCAGAATTGATGTGTGGTGTATTTGTCGAACAGAGCTAGGTTAA
- a CDS encoding amino acid ABC transporter ATP-binding protein, whose amino-acid sequence MIVTIDVDKIYPNGCHALKKVTTNIQRGEVVVIIGPSGSGKSTYLRTLNQLETITSGEIIVDGVKMYGGETNINKLRENIGMVFQSFNLFPHLSVKENVMLAPLKVTGRSKTEVTSEAEALLTRVGLAEKMDIYPSHLSGGQQQRVAIARALAMKPDMMLFDEPTSALDPEMVGEVLDVMKSLAAEGMTMVVVTHEMGFANEVADRVIFMEDGALLVDDIPENIFGKVANHPRLQKFLSNIL is encoded by the coding sequence ATGATCGTGACCATTGATGTTGATAAAATTTATCCTAATGGTTGTCATGCATTAAAAAAAGTAACAACCAATATTCAACGTGGCGAAGTGGTTGTGATTATTGGCCCTTCTGGTTCAGGTAAATCCACCTACTTACGTACTTTAAATCAATTAGAAACTATCACGAGCGGTGAAATTATAGTTGATGGTGTCAAAATGTATGGCGGAGAAACAAATATTAATAAGTTGAGAGAAAATATCGGTATGGTATTTCAATCGTTTAACTTATTTCCACATCTATCAGTTAAAGAAAATGTCATGCTGGCACCATTAAAAGTAACTGGACGAAGCAAAACGGAGGTGACTTCAGAAGCCGAAGCATTATTAACCCGTGTTGGACTTGCTGAGAAAATGGATATCTACCCAAGCCATCTTTCTGGTGGGCAACAACAAAGGGTAGCGATTGCAAGGGCCTTAGCAATGAAGCCTGATATGATGTTATTTGATGAGCCGACCTCAGCGCTTGATCCTGAAATGGTAGGTGAAGTATTGGATGTAATGAAGTCATTGGCAGCTGAAGGTATGACCATGGTGGTGGTGACGCATGAAATGGGCTTTGCAAATGAGGTCGCAGACCGTGTTATCTTTATGGAAGATGGCGCATTATTAGTTGATGACATTCCAGAGAATATTTTTGGTAAAGTTGCAAATCACCCAAGACTGCAAAAATTCCTTTCTAACATTTTATAA
- the glmU gene encoding bifunctional UDP-N-acetylglucosamine diphosphorylase/glucosamine-1-phosphate N-acetyltransferase GlmU, whose product MSLSVVILAAGKGTRMRSLLPKVLHKIADKPMVQHVIDTVKGIGADNIHLIYGHGGDIMKQNITDSRLNWIEQTEQLGTGHAMQIAQPHFKADEKILMVYGDVPLLSATTLEKLIAVQPEGGIGLLTIKLDDPTGYGRIERLDDKVVGIVEQKDSNPTQLAIKEVNTGILVANANDLNRWLPALSNDNAAGEYYITDIIKMAHEAGCSIETVQPENAFEVEGVNNRLQLANLERAFQLQNANNLLLDGVMLRDPTRFDLRGELTCGQDVDIDINVIIEGKVTLGYGVKIGAGCILKNCEIADNTEIKANSIIEGASIGENASIGPFARLRPDTVIANEVHIGNFVEVKKSTLGVGTKCGHLSYIGDSQVGSGVNIGAGVITCNYDGVNKYQTIIGNDVFLGSDCQIIAPVTIGNGATTGAGTTIVTDVPDNTLCVSRTKQRNVEGWTRPVKKK is encoded by the coding sequence ATGTCTTTAAGTGTTGTTATTCTTGCTGCTGGTAAAGGTACTCGTATGCGTTCTCTTTTACCTAAGGTACTACATAAAATTGCAGATAAACCGATGGTGCAACATGTTATCGATACTGTGAAAGGGATTGGCGCTGACAATATCCACTTAATTTACGGACATGGTGGCGACATCATGAAGCAAAATATTACAGATAGTCGTTTAAATTGGATTGAACAAACGGAACAATTGGGTACCGGGCATGCAATGCAAATTGCACAACCTCACTTTAAAGCAGATGAAAAAATCTTAATGGTTTACGGTGATGTTCCTTTATTATCAGCAACGACATTAGAAAAACTGATTGCAGTACAACCAGAAGGCGGAATTGGGCTATTAACGATTAAGTTAGATGATCCTACAGGTTATGGTCGTATAGAACGTCTTGACGATAAAGTCGTGGGCATCGTTGAACAGAAAGATTCAAATCCAACTCAGCTAGCGATTAAAGAAGTGAATACTGGCATTCTTGTGGCAAATGCTAACGATTTAAACCGTTGGTTGCCTGCGTTATCTAATGATAATGCGGCTGGTGAATACTATATTACTGACATTATTAAAATGGCACATGAAGCGGGTTGTTCTATTGAAACGGTTCAGCCTGAAAATGCGTTTGAAGTTGAAGGTGTGAATAACCGTTTACAACTTGCTAATTTAGAACGTGCTTTCCAGTTACAAAATGCTAATAATTTATTATTAGATGGTGTGATGTTACGTGACCCAACTCGTTTTGATTTACGTGGTGAATTAACGTGTGGTCAAGATGTTGATATTGATATCAACGTTATTATCGAAGGTAAAGTGACGTTAGGTTATGGCGTTAAAATTGGTGCTGGTTGTATTCTAAAGAACTGTGAGATTGCTGATAATACTGAAATTAAAGCAAACTCTATCATTGAAGGTGCGAGTATTGGTGAAAACGCTTCCATTGGACCTTTCGCACGACTTCGCCCTGATACTGTTATTGCTAATGAAGTACATATTGGCAACTTTGTTGAAGTGAAAAAATCAACGTTAGGCGTAGGCACTAAATGCGGACACTTAAGTTATATTGGCGATAGCCAAGTGGGTAGCGGCGTTAATATTGGTGCTGGTGTGATCACATGTAATTACGATGGTGTTAACAAGTATCAAACCATTATTGGTAATGATGTGTTTTTGGGGAGTGATTGCCAAATTATCGCGCCTGTGACGATTGGTAATGGTGCAACAACAGGTGCTGGAACAACAATTGTTACGGATGTACCTGATAATACATTATGTGTGTCACGCACTAAGCAACGTAATGTTGAAGGTTGGACTCGTCCAGTTAAGAAAAAATAA
- the bioH gene encoding pimeloyl-ACP methyl ester esterase BioH, translating into MSIEHKNNDQVNQQVSYKVIGSGKNLILIHGWGVNSAVWLPIIEQLSQHYCVHLVDLPGFGEQSELTDYSLASIAETLLGKLPQNAVWCGWSLGGLIATYIASHFPERVEKLIQVCASLKFVEQGQWSGVKKEVFEAFKVGVTKQPKKTLNRFLSLQSMGSDSVKTDIATIKSLLVDQTEPKQSALIAGLNLLNEVDLRKEFSELRMPCLSIFGEKDNLVPMGNAATLFELNPSNQQVIFERSSHMPFISESNLFKATLIDFIE; encoded by the coding sequence GTGAGTATAGAACACAAAAATAATGATCAGGTGAATCAGCAAGTAAGTTATAAGGTAATAGGCTCAGGGAAAAACCTTATATTAATACATGGGTGGGGGGTTAATAGTGCGGTCTGGTTGCCTATTATTGAACAATTGAGTCAACATTACTGCGTGCATTTAGTTGATTTACCTGGGTTTGGTGAACAATCTGAATTGACTGATTATTCTTTAGCTTCTATTGCTGAAACCTTATTAGGTAAGTTACCTCAAAATGCCGTTTGGTGTGGTTGGTCTTTAGGCGGGTTAATAGCAACTTATATTGCTTCGCATTTTCCTGAACGTGTTGAAAAATTAATTCAAGTTTGTGCATCATTAAAGTTTGTAGAGCAAGGGCAATGGTCAGGTGTAAAAAAAGAAGTATTTGAAGCATTTAAGGTAGGGGTAACTAAACAACCTAAAAAAACGCTTAATCGATTTTTGTCTTTGCAATCGATGGGCAGTGATTCCGTTAAAACTGATATTGCTACGATCAAAAGCTTATTAGTGGATCAGACTGAGCCGAAACAATCTGCACTCATTGCAGGTTTAAATCTATTAAATGAAGTGGATTTACGAAAGGAGTTTAGTGAATTAAGAATGCCATGTTTAAGTATTTTTGGTGAAAAAGATAATTTAGTGCCAATGGGTAACGCGGCTACTTTATTTGAGTTAAATCCATCTAATCAACAGGTTATTTTTGAAAGGTCTTCTCACATGCCATTTATCAGCGAATCTAATCTGTTTAAAGCGACTTTAATTGATTTTATTGAGTGA
- the yjeH gene encoding L-methionine/branched-chain amino acid transporter — protein sequence MAGSWSLLAWAIMGVLIVPIVFTFAQLGKFYPNAGGTAYFVQQAFGERSARLVSWLFIWVVGLGTPVITMTAANFLQNALIEVGLISIGTDFRLIIAVAILSLVLMINLLGLKTAATIQSVLSVVIVSTLLFSSVDTQLTHSLQLPDTLFNISDIALAATFILWCFLGIEAITHIADDFEHPERDFPLTIFIGITITLVVYGLISLSLLQMGFYGDQEKNLNSVVHLVEASLGNKGYILVNLVGFCTCFISISLYFVGFSRLLQSMAKQKQIHSNCNRVNKHNVAYWGLGFSVTLCCIVLLVSQSIHVPLENLIAYANGLFILIYLAAGIAGVVLLKGRGKWMAVIASVTCFVLFIALGKEMIFALILVSALAIYYAAIYKSNNRIKTS from the coding sequence ATTGCAGGAAGTTGGTCTTTATTAGCATGGGCAATCATGGGCGTTCTCATTGTACCGATTGTTTTTACTTTTGCGCAGTTAGGCAAGTTTTATCCCAACGCAGGTGGTACTGCTTATTTTGTTCAGCAAGCATTTGGTGAACGTAGTGCAAGATTAGTCAGCTGGTTATTTATTTGGGTAGTGGGTTTAGGTACGCCTGTGATAACCATGACCGCGGCTAATTTTTTACAGAATGCGTTAATAGAAGTAGGGCTTATATCGATTGGAACCGATTTTAGGCTGATTATTGCGGTTGCCATTTTGTCTCTGGTATTAATGATTAATCTATTGGGACTAAAAACGGCGGCGACTATTCAGTCTGTTCTCAGCGTCGTGATTGTCAGTACTTTGTTATTTTCTTCTGTTGATACTCAACTCACTCATTCATTACAGTTACCTGACACTCTATTTAATATAAGTGATATTGCATTAGCTGCTACTTTTATTCTTTGGTGCTTTTTAGGTATTGAAGCTATTACGCATATTGCAGATGACTTTGAACATCCAGAGAGAGATTTTCCATTAACTATTTTTATTGGCATTACGATTACCTTAGTTGTATATGGTTTGATTAGCCTGAGTTTATTGCAAATGGGCTTTTATGGTGATCAAGAGAAAAATCTTAATTCTGTTGTTCATTTAGTTGAAGCGAGCTTAGGTAATAAAGGTTATATCCTAGTGAACTTAGTGGGCTTCTGTACTTGTTTTATTTCTATTAGCTTATACTTTGTTGGTTTTTCTCGTTTATTACAAAGCATGGCTAAACAGAAGCAAATCCATTCTAATTGTAATCGTGTGAATAAGCATAATGTAGCTTATTGGGGATTAGGTTTTTCAGTGACGCTTTGTTGTATCGTATTGCTGGTTAGTCAATCTATCCATGTTCCATTAGAAAACTTAATTGCTTATGCTAACGGTTTGTTTATTTTAATTTATCTCGCAGCGGGTATTGCTGGTGTGGTGTTATTAAAAGGAAGAGGGAAGTGGATGGCGGTGATTGCTAGTGTGACTTGCTTCGTGCTATTTATAGCATTAGGTAAAGAGATGATATTTGCACTGATATTGGTGTCTGCTTTAGCAATATATTATGCGGCTATTTATAAATCAAATAACCGCATCAAAACAAGCTAA
- a CDS encoding amino acid ABC transporter permease, with translation MNEKSNKLKWHLLFIFTIGLLAAGIYSASQSINYKWQWHLVWPYIVDTAPIDIIAQSDANAAINAEGVITLTYDNGDPDTIITNASEVLIYDGDLIFEGDLVARSESIKSGLLIDGLYMTLKISVISLFFSIVIGLMTALMRISDNPFSKNLSILYIEVIRGTPLLVQIFIVYFFLGTIFDLDRFTAGVVALSVFTGAYVAEILRSGIQSISAGQMEAARSLGMTYPKAMMYVILPQAFKRTLPPMAGQLINLIKDSSLVSVISITDLTKAGREVVSGSFATFEVWFTVAALYLLLTSTLSWAIQRIEKRLATND, from the coding sequence ATGAACGAAAAATCTAATAAATTAAAATGGCATCTGCTATTTATTTTTACGATTGGTCTACTTGCTGCAGGTATTTATTCTGCATCGCAAAGTATTAATTATAAATGGCAATGGCATCTTGTCTGGCCTTATATTGTTGATACGGCGCCTATTGATATTATTGCTCAAAGTGATGCAAATGCAGCGATTAATGCTGAAGGAGTGATAACCTTAACTTATGATAACGGTGATCCTGACACCATCATTACTAACGCAAGTGAAGTGCTTATTTATGATGGTGATTTGATTTTTGAAGGCGATCTCGTTGCACGTTCGGAAAGTATAAAAAGTGGTCTTTTAATTGATGGCTTATATATGACTTTGAAGATTTCAGTGATCTCACTGTTTTTCTCTATTGTGATTGGTTTGATGACTGCTTTAATGCGTATTTCAGATAATCCATTTAGTAAGAACCTATCCATTTTATACATAGAAGTTATTCGAGGGACGCCTTTACTGGTGCAAATATTCATCGTTTACTTCTTCTTAGGCACTATTTTTGACTTAGACCGATTTACTGCAGGCGTGGTTGCTTTATCAGTCTTTACCGGGGCTTATGTTGCAGAGATTTTACGTTCTGGTATTCAATCTATTTCTGCTGGGCAAATGGAAGCGGCTCGTTCTTTAGGAATGACTTACCCTAAAGCGATGATGTATGTCATTTTGCCACAAGCATTCAAACGAACATTACCGCCAATGGCTGGACAATTAATTAACTTAATTAAAGATTCTTCATTAGTATCAGTCATATCAATCACTGATTTAACCAAAGCAGGGCGAGAAGTAGTGAGTGGTAGCTTTGCTACTTTTGAGGTTTGGTTTACGGTTGCAGCCTTGTATTTACTGTTAACATCAACTTTATCTTGGGCCATTCAGCGTATTGAAAAAAGGTTAGCGACTAATGATTGA